A segment of the Nitrosopumilus sp. genome:
ACGACCACTGCAACTACTAGCATTACTGCAAAGAATGCCAAGACTTTCAAAATTGTGGTTATTACTTCTATGGGGTCGATATTATCTACTCCGCCGTCTGATCCTGCAATTGATGTAACCACTGACAATACTGCGATTGCTAAAATATCGTCTACTACTGCGGCTCCTATGATCAGTCTAGCTTCTGGAGTCTTAATTTTGCCAAATTCACTCAGAACTTGAATTGAAATTGCAATGCTCGTGGCTGTAAGTGCTGTTGCAATCAACATTGATTGTAATGCATCAAAACCAAATAGTCCAAACACTGCAAGACCTGCAAAGAACGGAACTACTACTCCTAATGTGCCCACTGTAAATGATGCTTTTCCACCTTTGAGAAACTCCTTTGGAGTCATTTCTAATCCTGCCATGAATAAAATTACAATTGCACCCATTTCTCCGAGTATTCTGATTTCATCATTAATTTGCAGTAATTGTTTTCCGTCCACTACAAAAAACGCCCCTAATGCAAACGGGCCAACGATCATCCCTGCCAATAATTCACCTAAGACGATTGGAAGTTTTAGTCTGAGGAAAAGCTCTGCCATTAACTTGGCTGCAAAAAGAAGAATGCCTACGCCGACAATTGTATCGATAAACTGTGCCTCACTCATCTTCTTTCATTAGAATTTAAAAAAATCTGTCATATAAGGTGATATTATGTTGTATGTCGTTTTGTTATTGTAAAATCACGCAATCTTTATGGAATTTACAAAAACTCCCTTTTTAGAAATAATTTGTCCTATTTCTTGACTTGAAACTTTGTGTTTTTTGAATATTGATTTGATCTGTGCCACTTGATTTTTTGATGCTATTACGCAAAATCCAACTCCCATGTTAAACGTCTTGTACATTTCTTCTGATTTCACTCCTTGCTCCTCTATTAATCCCATAATGGGCGGTATTTTTGGAAGTGAGTCTACCTCATAGCCTATTTTTTTAAGTCTTAATAATTTCGTAAATGAGCCTCCTGTGATATGGGCCAAACCTTTGATCTTGCACTTTTGAACTATTTCCAGGACTGGATTTGTGTATATTTGAGTTGGTTTTAGTAGCGCATCTCCTATTATTCCTACTCCTTTGACTTTGTCTTTTACAGAATACTTCGTCAATAGTGCTTTTCTTGCAAGTGAGTATCCGTTTGAATGAATGCCTGAACTGTTTACCCCGATTATCACGTCTCCTGTCTTTATTTTATTTCCAAGGATCATGTCTTTTTTATCTAATAATCCTACTACCATCCCTGCCAAGTCGAATGCAAATCCTTTGCCTTCTATCACATCTGGCATTATGGCCGTCTCTCCTCCTACAATTGGTACTGCTGATTTTTTTGCACCTGTTACTAGCCCTTTTACAATCTGTTTGAATATTTTTTGATCATTTTTGTTTGCAGCAATATAGTCTACAAATGATATTGGTGTTGCACCTATACAGATTATGTCATTGACATTCATTGCAATGCAATCAACACCTATGGTGTCATATTTTTTCATCATGTTTGCAATGACTACCTTGGTTCCTACTCCGTCTGTATGTGTGGCCAAAAGCTTTCCACCTGGAATTTCAACAATTCCTGCATAGTGTCCAAACCCGTGCGTCATCTTTGCTTTTTTCTGAAGATTATGCGTTGATGCAATTAATTTGCCGATCTCTCTTTGGCTCTGTTTAATTTTAGAAATGTCTACTCCTGCTTTTTTATAAGTTAGAGCCATGATTTGATGCTTATTTGGTATAAATAAAAGAATTTGCTTGTTGTTTCATTCACATGTACATTCCAGATATCTCTTCTCTGTGTTCTGAATACTTTTGAGATAGTTCGCTGAATTCTGAGTGAATTTTGTCTTGATCTTTTTTAAGATCCGATGCATCTATTTCCATGTCATAGAATCTGTTTAGCGCCTCAATCAGGGTAGCTGCTGCAGAAGAATCTGGTGCTTCTTTGTTTGCCTTTGCCAACAGTGTAAGTCCTTGAATTTTTCTTACTAGGCATTCGTTTAGTATGCCTCCTGGAATTCCCGTGATGAATCCTTGAGGGATCATGCTGATGTCTTTGTCTGCCATTGTTCTTATCAGATCTTCTTCAGCTGCGCAATATGCCTTGTCATCATGCTCCGTGCTTGCCACCCCGTCCAAAATCACTATTTCTTTGGAGCCTTTCTGTGCTGCCCAATCCAGAATTGATGATACTAGGGTGTACAGTCCATCCATTCGCAATGTTATTTCGCAAATTATCGTGCAAACTGTTCCTTCTTTGTTTGCATAAAATCTGAATGGGTGGCGTAGTCTGCCTCTCATAAACACCGTTGATGGTGGAAGGTATTTTGATCTCATGACTGCTATTTCCTCCATCTCTAATTCTGTAATAATATGATTAATTGCAAGAGGGCCTACTAAACCGGCACCTACAAATCCTGCAAAAATTATAGGATTCTTTAGTTCTCTTTGTTTA
Coding sequences within it:
- a CDS encoding proteasome assembly chaperone family protein codes for the protein MKKEFPEAEVFETKQRELKNPIIFAGFVGAGLVGPLAINHIITELEMEEIAVMRSKYLPPSTVFMRGRLRHPFRFYANKEGTVCTIICEITLRMDGLYTLVSSILDWAAQKGSKEIVILDGVASTEHDDKAYCAAEEDLIRTMADKDISMIPQGFITGIPGGILNECLVRKIQGLTLLAKANKEAPDSSAAATLIEALNRFYDMEIDASDLKKDQDKIHSEFSELSQKYSEHREEISGMYM
- a CDS encoding cation:proton antiporter, whose translation is MSEAQFIDTIVGVGILLFAAKLMAELFLRLKLPIVLGELLAGMIVGPFALGAFFVVDGKQLLQINDEIRILGEMGAIVILFMAGLEMTPKEFLKGGKASFTVGTLGVVVPFFAGLAVFGLFGFDALQSMLIATALTATSIAISIQVLSEFGKIKTPEARLIIGAAVVDDILAIAVLSVVTSIAGSDGGVDNIDPIEVITTILKVLAFFAVMLVVAVVVIPKIITPRLWKAKGSVEGIATASFFGAAALAGSIGLSPIVGAFAVGMALSTTKVFEKIENYIGKIGLIFAPLFFAIIGAQVDLRAVDLNVLMLSGIVIVIAIVTKLFGCGLPAMLFLKNKQQGMRVGIGMISRGEVGLIVAGVGVSTGVLTSDVYSTIVIMVAVTTIITPIWLKMEYRKEQKDNNSTSENSIEKKAE
- a CDS encoding phosphoribosylformylglycinamidine cyclo-ligase encodes the protein MALTYKKAGVDISKIKQSQREIGKLIASTHNLQKKAKMTHGFGHYAGIVEIPGGKLLATHTDGVGTKVVIANMMKKYDTIGVDCIAMNVNDIICIGATPISFVDYIAANKNDQKIFKQIVKGLVTGAKKSAVPIVGGETAIMPDVIEGKGFAFDLAGMVVGLLDKKDMILGNKIKTGDVIIGVNSSGIHSNGYSLARKALLTKYSVKDKVKGVGIIGDALLKPTQIYTNPVLEIVQKCKIKGLAHITGGSFTKLLRLKKIGYEVDSLPKIPPIMGLIEEQGVKSEEMYKTFNMGVGFCVIASKNQVAQIKSIFKKHKVSSQEIGQIISKKGVFVNSIKIA